One window from the genome of Salvelinus namaycush isolate Seneca chromosome 19, SaNama_1.0, whole genome shotgun sequence encodes:
- the LOC120064065 gene encoding acyl-CoA-binding protein-like, which translates to MSEADFDKAAEEVKQLKAKPADAEMLRVYALFKQAKVGDVNTARPGMLDFTGKAKWDAWEKEKGKSQDNARKEYIALVEELKGKYGV; encoded by the exons ATGTCTGAG GCAGACTTTGATAAGGCTGCAGAGGAGGTGAAGCAGCTTAAGGCCAAGCCAGCAGATGCAGAGATGCTCAGGGTTTATGCTCTGTTCAAACAGGCCAAAGTGGGCGATGTCAACACCG CTCGTCCTGGGATGCTTGATTTCACTGGGAAAGCCAAGTGGGACGCctgggagaaggagaaag GAAAGAGCCAAGATAATGCCAGGAAGGAGTACATTGCCTTGGTAGAGGAGCTTAAAGGGAAGTACGGAGTCTAA